The following proteins come from a genomic window of Macaca fascicularis isolate 582-1 chromosome 8, T2T-MFA8v1.1:
- the ZNF7 gene encoding zinc finger protein 7 isoform X15, which produces MEVVTFGDVAVHFSREEWQCLDPGQRALYREVMLENHSSVAGLVGRTLKEASNQRPWLAHGSTAHLCTDRHKEGFLVFKPELISRLEQGEEPWVLDLQGAEGTEAPRTSKTDSTIRTENEQSCEDMDILKSESYGTVIRISPQDFPQNPGFGDVSDSEVWLDSHLGSRGLRMTGSTFQNNCLNEETVVPKTFIKDAAQGCKELGSSILDCQPPESQRESAEGTSQRCEGCGKGFRATSDIALHWEINTQKISRCQECQKKLSDCLQGKHPNNCHGEKPYECAECGKVFRLCSQLNQHQRIHTGEKPFKCTECGKAFRLSSKLIQHQRIHTGEKPYRCEECGKAFGQSSSLIHHQRIHTGERPYGCCECGKAFSQQSQLVRHQRTHTGERPYPCKECGKAFSQSSTLAQHQRMHTGEKAQILRASDSPSLVAHQRIHAVEKPFKCDECGKAFRWISRLSQHQLIHTGEKPYKCNKCTKAFGCSSRLIRHQRTHTGEKPFKCDECGKGFVQGSHLIQHQRIHTGEKPYVCNDCGKAFSQSSSLIYHQRIHKGEKPYECLQCGKAFSMSTQLTIHQRVHTGERPYKCNECGKAFSQNSTLFQHQIIHAGVKPYECSECGKAFSRSSYLIEHQRIHTRAQWFYEYGNALEGSTFVSRKKVNTIKKLHQCEDCEKIFRWRSHLIIHQRIHTGEKPYKCNDCGKAFNRSSRLTQHQKIHTG; this is translated from the exons TTGGGAGAACCCTGAAGGAAGCTTCCAACCAGAGGCCTTGGCTGGCCCATGGATCAACTGCTCATCTCTGTACTGACCGGCACAAAGAGG GATTCCTAGTTTTCAAGCCTGAGCTGATCTCCCGGCTGGAGCAGGGAGAGGAGCCGTGGGTCCTTGACCTGCAGGGAGCAGAGGGGACAGAGGCACCAAGGACCTCCAAGACAG ATTCTACAATTAGGACTGAAAATGAGCAGTCCTGTGAGGACATGGACATCCTAAAATCGGAATCCTATGGGACAGTCATCAGAATCTCCCCACAGGACTTTCCTCAGAATCCTGGCTTTGGAGACGTTTCTGATTCTGAGGTCTGGTTAGACAGTCATTTGGGCAGTCGTGGGCTGAGAATGACAGGCTCTACCTTTCAGAATAACTGTTTGAATGAGGAGACTGTGGTTCCAAAGACCTTCATCAAGGATGCTGCCCAGGGATGTAAGGAGCTGGGAAGCAGCATCCTGGATTGTCAGCCTCctgaaagtcagagagagagtgCAGAAGGGACGTCCCAGAGATGCGAGGGGTGTGGGAAAGGCTTCAGAGCCACTTCAGACATTGCTCTGCATTGGGAAATTAATACACAGAAAATTAGCAGATGTCAAGAATGCCAAAAAAAGTTATCTGACTGCTTGCAGGGGAAACATCCAAATAACTGTCATGGAGAGAAGCCGTACGAATGTGCAGAGTGTGGGAAAGTCTTTAGGCTCTGCTCGCAGCTTAATCAGCATCAGAGAATCCACACGGGAGAGAAACCCTTTAAATGCACTGAGTGTGGAAAAGCCTTCCGCCTGAGCTCAAAACTTATTCAGCATCAAAGAATTCACACTGGGGAGAAGCCCTACAGATGTGaggaatgtggaaaagcctttggTCAGAGCTCAAGCCTCATCCACCATCAGAGAATCCACACAGGAGAGAGGCCCTATGGTTGTtgtgaatgtgggaaagccttcagccaGCAGTCGCAGCTGGTTAGACACCAGAGAACTCACACTGGGGAGAGGCCCTACCCTTGCAAGGAGTGTGGGAAGGCCTTCAGCCAGAGCTCCACCCTAGCCCAGCATCAAAGGATGCACACTGGGGAGAAAGCTCAAATTCTAAGAGCCTCAGACAGTCCAAGCCTTGTTGCACATCAGAGAATTCACGCTGTAGAGAAACCATTTAAGTGTGATGAGTGTGGGAAAGCTTTTAGGTGGATCTCTCGCCTGAGTCAGCATCAGCtgattcacactggagagaagccttataAATGCAACAAGTGTACAAAAGCCTTTGGTTGTAGTTCACGACTTATTCgccatcagagaactcacactggagaaaaaccaTTTAAATGTGATGAGTGTGGCAAAGGCTTTGTTCAGGGTTCACACCTTATTCAGCATCAGCGTatccacactggagagaaaccctatgtgTGTAATGACTGTGGAAAAGCCTTCAGTCAGAGTTCTAGCCTTATTTACCATCAGAGAATCCATAAAGGAGAGAAGCCCTATGAATGCCTCCagtgtggaaaagccttcagcATGAGCACACAGCTTACAATACATCAAAGGGTTCACACTGGAGAGAGGCCCTATAAATGTAacgaatgtgggaaagccttcagtcaAAACTCAACCCTTTTCCAGCACCAGATAATTCATGCAGGAGTGAAGCCCTATgagtgcagtgaatgtggaaaagccttcagccGGAGCTCGTATCTTATTGAACACCAGAGAATACACACTAGGGCCCAGTGGTTTTACGAATATGGGAATGCCCTGGAAGGGTCCACCTTTGTGAGCCGTAAAAAGGTTAAtactataaagaaactgcatcagtgtgaagactgtgagaaaatatttaggTGGCGTTCACACCTAATTATACaccagagaattcacactggGGAGAAGCCTTATAAATGCAATGactgtggcaaagcttttaatcGGAGCTCACGGCTTACCCAGCATCAAAAAATTCACACGGGATAG
- the ZNF7 gene encoding zinc finger protein 7 isoform X14: MEVVTFGDVAVHFSREEWQCLDPGQRALYREVMLENHSSVAGLVGRTLKEASNQRPWLAHGSTAHLCTDRHKEAGFLVFKPELISRLEQGEEPWVLDLQGAEGTEAPRTSKTDSTIRTENEQSCEDMDILKSESYGTVIRISPQDFPQNPGFGDVSDSEVWLDSHLGSRGLRMTGSTFQNNCLNEETVVPKTFIKDAAQGCKELGSSILDCQPPESQRESAEGTSQRCEGCGKGFRATSDIALHWEINTQKISRCQECQKKLSDCLQGKHPNNCHGEKPYECAECGKVFRLCSQLNQHQRIHTGEKPFKCTECGKAFRLSSKLIQHQRIHTGEKPYRCEECGKAFGQSSSLIHHQRIHTGERPYGCCECGKAFSQQSQLVRHQRTHTGERPYPCKECGKAFSQSSTLAQHQRMHTGEKAQILRASDSPSLVAHQRIHAVEKPFKCDECGKAFRWISRLSQHQLIHTGEKPYKCNKCTKAFGCSSRLIRHQRTHTGEKPFKCDECGKGFVQGSHLIQHQRIHTGEKPYVCNDCGKAFSQSSSLIYHQRIHKGEKPYECLQCGKAFSMSTQLTIHQRVHTGERPYKCNECGKAFSQNSTLFQHQIIHAGVKPYECSECGKAFSRSSYLIEHQRIHTRAQWFYEYGNALEGSTFVSRKKVNTIKKLHQCEDCEKIFRWRSHLIIHQRIHTGEKPYKCNDCGKAFNRSSRLTQHQKIHTG, encoded by the exons TTGGGAGAACCCTGAAGGAAGCTTCCAACCAGAGGCCTTGGCTGGCCCATGGATCAACTGCTCATCTCTGTACTGACCGGCACAAAGAGG CAGGATTCCTAGTTTTCAAGCCTGAGCTGATCTCCCGGCTGGAGCAGGGAGAGGAGCCGTGGGTCCTTGACCTGCAGGGAGCAGAGGGGACAGAGGCACCAAGGACCTCCAAGACAG ATTCTACAATTAGGACTGAAAATGAGCAGTCCTGTGAGGACATGGACATCCTAAAATCGGAATCCTATGGGACAGTCATCAGAATCTCCCCACAGGACTTTCCTCAGAATCCTGGCTTTGGAGACGTTTCTGATTCTGAGGTCTGGTTAGACAGTCATTTGGGCAGTCGTGGGCTGAGAATGACAGGCTCTACCTTTCAGAATAACTGTTTGAATGAGGAGACTGTGGTTCCAAAGACCTTCATCAAGGATGCTGCCCAGGGATGTAAGGAGCTGGGAAGCAGCATCCTGGATTGTCAGCCTCctgaaagtcagagagagagtgCAGAAGGGACGTCCCAGAGATGCGAGGGGTGTGGGAAAGGCTTCAGAGCCACTTCAGACATTGCTCTGCATTGGGAAATTAATACACAGAAAATTAGCAGATGTCAAGAATGCCAAAAAAAGTTATCTGACTGCTTGCAGGGGAAACATCCAAATAACTGTCATGGAGAGAAGCCGTACGAATGTGCAGAGTGTGGGAAAGTCTTTAGGCTCTGCTCGCAGCTTAATCAGCATCAGAGAATCCACACGGGAGAGAAACCCTTTAAATGCACTGAGTGTGGAAAAGCCTTCCGCCTGAGCTCAAAACTTATTCAGCATCAAAGAATTCACACTGGGGAGAAGCCCTACAGATGTGaggaatgtggaaaagcctttggTCAGAGCTCAAGCCTCATCCACCATCAGAGAATCCACACAGGAGAGAGGCCCTATGGTTGTtgtgaatgtgggaaagccttcagccaGCAGTCGCAGCTGGTTAGACACCAGAGAACTCACACTGGGGAGAGGCCCTACCCTTGCAAGGAGTGTGGGAAGGCCTTCAGCCAGAGCTCCACCCTAGCCCAGCATCAAAGGATGCACACTGGGGAGAAAGCTCAAATTCTAAGAGCCTCAGACAGTCCAAGCCTTGTTGCACATCAGAGAATTCACGCTGTAGAGAAACCATTTAAGTGTGATGAGTGTGGGAAAGCTTTTAGGTGGATCTCTCGCCTGAGTCAGCATCAGCtgattcacactggagagaagccttataAATGCAACAAGTGTACAAAAGCCTTTGGTTGTAGTTCACGACTTATTCgccatcagagaactcacactggagaaaaaccaTTTAAATGTGATGAGTGTGGCAAAGGCTTTGTTCAGGGTTCACACCTTATTCAGCATCAGCGTatccacactggagagaaaccctatgtgTGTAATGACTGTGGAAAAGCCTTCAGTCAGAGTTCTAGCCTTATTTACCATCAGAGAATCCATAAAGGAGAGAAGCCCTATGAATGCCTCCagtgtggaaaagccttcagcATGAGCACACAGCTTACAATACATCAAAGGGTTCACACTGGAGAGAGGCCCTATAAATGTAacgaatgtgggaaagccttcagtcaAAACTCAACCCTTTTCCAGCACCAGATAATTCATGCAGGAGTGAAGCCCTATgagtgcagtgaatgtggaaaagccttcagccGGAGCTCGTATCTTATTGAACACCAGAGAATACACACTAGGGCCCAGTGGTTTTACGAATATGGGAATGCCCTGGAAGGGTCCACCTTTGTGAGCCGTAAAAAGGTTAAtactataaagaaactgcatcagtgtgaagactgtgagaaaatatttaggTGGCGTTCACACCTAATTATACaccagagaattcacactggGGAGAAGCCTTATAAATGCAATGactgtggcaaagcttttaatcGGAGCTCACGGCTTACCCAGCATCAAAAAATTCACACGGGATAG
- the ZNF7 gene encoding zinc finger protein 7 isoform X18, which produces MEVVTFGDVAVHFSREEWQCLDPGQRALYREVMLENHSSVAGLAGFLVFKPELISRLEQGEEPWVLDLQGAEGTEAPRTSKTDSTIRTENEQSCEDMDILKSESYGTVIRISPQDFPQNPGFGDVSDSEVWLDSHLGSRGLRMTGSTFQNNCLNEETVVPKTFIKDAAQGCKELGSSILDCQPPESQRESAEGTSQRCEGCGKGFRATSDIALHWEINTQKISRCQECQKKLSDCLQGKHPNNCHGEKPYECAECGKVFRLCSQLNQHQRIHTGEKPFKCTECGKAFRLSSKLIQHQRIHTGEKPYRCEECGKAFGQSSSLIHHQRIHTGERPYGCCECGKAFSQQSQLVRHQRTHTGERPYPCKECGKAFSQSSTLAQHQRMHTGEKAQILRASDSPSLVAHQRIHAVEKPFKCDECGKAFRWISRLSQHQLIHTGEKPYKCNKCTKAFGCSSRLIRHQRTHTGEKPFKCDECGKGFVQGSHLIQHQRIHTGEKPYVCNDCGKAFSQSSSLIYHQRIHKGEKPYECLQCGKAFSMSTQLTIHQRVHTGERPYKCNECGKAFSQNSTLFQHQIIHAGVKPYECSECGKAFSRSSYLIEHQRIHTRAQWFYEYGNALEGSTFVSRKKVNTIKKLHQCEDCEKIFRWRSHLIIHQRIHTGEKPYKCNDCGKAFNRSSRLTQHQKIHTG; this is translated from the exons CAGGATTCCTAGTTTTCAAGCCTGAGCTGATCTCCCGGCTGGAGCAGGGAGAGGAGCCGTGGGTCCTTGACCTGCAGGGAGCAGAGGGGACAGAGGCACCAAGGACCTCCAAGACAG ATTCTACAATTAGGACTGAAAATGAGCAGTCCTGTGAGGACATGGACATCCTAAAATCGGAATCCTATGGGACAGTCATCAGAATCTCCCCACAGGACTTTCCTCAGAATCCTGGCTTTGGAGACGTTTCTGATTCTGAGGTCTGGTTAGACAGTCATTTGGGCAGTCGTGGGCTGAGAATGACAGGCTCTACCTTTCAGAATAACTGTTTGAATGAGGAGACTGTGGTTCCAAAGACCTTCATCAAGGATGCTGCCCAGGGATGTAAGGAGCTGGGAAGCAGCATCCTGGATTGTCAGCCTCctgaaagtcagagagagagtgCAGAAGGGACGTCCCAGAGATGCGAGGGGTGTGGGAAAGGCTTCAGAGCCACTTCAGACATTGCTCTGCATTGGGAAATTAATACACAGAAAATTAGCAGATGTCAAGAATGCCAAAAAAAGTTATCTGACTGCTTGCAGGGGAAACATCCAAATAACTGTCATGGAGAGAAGCCGTACGAATGTGCAGAGTGTGGGAAAGTCTTTAGGCTCTGCTCGCAGCTTAATCAGCATCAGAGAATCCACACGGGAGAGAAACCCTTTAAATGCACTGAGTGTGGAAAAGCCTTCCGCCTGAGCTCAAAACTTATTCAGCATCAAAGAATTCACACTGGGGAGAAGCCCTACAGATGTGaggaatgtggaaaagcctttggTCAGAGCTCAAGCCTCATCCACCATCAGAGAATCCACACAGGAGAGAGGCCCTATGGTTGTtgtgaatgtgggaaagccttcagccaGCAGTCGCAGCTGGTTAGACACCAGAGAACTCACACTGGGGAGAGGCCCTACCCTTGCAAGGAGTGTGGGAAGGCCTTCAGCCAGAGCTCCACCCTAGCCCAGCATCAAAGGATGCACACTGGGGAGAAAGCTCAAATTCTAAGAGCCTCAGACAGTCCAAGCCTTGTTGCACATCAGAGAATTCACGCTGTAGAGAAACCATTTAAGTGTGATGAGTGTGGGAAAGCTTTTAGGTGGATCTCTCGCCTGAGTCAGCATCAGCtgattcacactggagagaagccttataAATGCAACAAGTGTACAAAAGCCTTTGGTTGTAGTTCACGACTTATTCgccatcagagaactcacactggagaaaaaccaTTTAAATGTGATGAGTGTGGCAAAGGCTTTGTTCAGGGTTCACACCTTATTCAGCATCAGCGTatccacactggagagaaaccctatgtgTGTAATGACTGTGGAAAAGCCTTCAGTCAGAGTTCTAGCCTTATTTACCATCAGAGAATCCATAAAGGAGAGAAGCCCTATGAATGCCTCCagtgtggaaaagccttcagcATGAGCACACAGCTTACAATACATCAAAGGGTTCACACTGGAGAGAGGCCCTATAAATGTAacgaatgtgggaaagccttcagtcaAAACTCAACCCTTTTCCAGCACCAGATAATTCATGCAGGAGTGAAGCCCTATgagtgcagtgaatgtggaaaagccttcagccGGAGCTCGTATCTTATTGAACACCAGAGAATACACACTAGGGCCCAGTGGTTTTACGAATATGGGAATGCCCTGGAAGGGTCCACCTTTGTGAGCCGTAAAAAGGTTAAtactataaagaaactgcatcagtgtgaagactgtgagaaaatatttaggTGGCGTTCACACCTAATTATACaccagagaattcacactggGGAGAAGCCTTATAAATGCAATGactgtggcaaagcttttaatcGGAGCTCACGGCTTACCCAGCATCAAAAAATTCACACGGGATAG
- the ZNF7 gene encoding zinc finger protein 7 isoform X13, whose amino-acid sequence MGFLGCWCMSFQEVVTFGDVAVHFSREEWQCLDPGQRALYREVMLENHSSVAGLVGRTLKEASNQRPWLAHGSTAHLCTDRHKEGFLVFKPELISRLEQGEEPWVLDLQGAEGTEAPRTSKTDSTIRTENEQSCEDMDILKSESYGTVIRISPQDFPQNPGFGDVSDSEVWLDSHLGSRGLRMTGSTFQNNCLNEETVVPKTFIKDAAQGCKELGSSILDCQPPESQRESAEGTSQRCEGCGKGFRATSDIALHWEINTQKISRCQECQKKLSDCLQGKHPNNCHGEKPYECAECGKVFRLCSQLNQHQRIHTGEKPFKCTECGKAFRLSSKLIQHQRIHTGEKPYRCEECGKAFGQSSSLIHHQRIHTGERPYGCCECGKAFSQQSQLVRHQRTHTGERPYPCKECGKAFSQSSTLAQHQRMHTGEKAQILRASDSPSLVAHQRIHAVEKPFKCDECGKAFRWISRLSQHQLIHTGEKPYKCNKCTKAFGCSSRLIRHQRTHTGEKPFKCDECGKGFVQGSHLIQHQRIHTGEKPYVCNDCGKAFSQSSSLIYHQRIHKGEKPYECLQCGKAFSMSTQLTIHQRVHTGERPYKCNECGKAFSQNSTLFQHQIIHAGVKPYECSECGKAFSRSSYLIEHQRIHTRAQWFYEYGNALEGSTFVSRKKVNTIKKLHQCEDCEKIFRWRSHLIIHQRIHTGEKPYKCNDCGKAFNRSSRLTQHQKIHTG is encoded by the exons TTGGGAGAACCCTGAAGGAAGCTTCCAACCAGAGGCCTTGGCTGGCCCATGGATCAACTGCTCATCTCTGTACTGACCGGCACAAAGAGG GATTCCTAGTTTTCAAGCCTGAGCTGATCTCCCGGCTGGAGCAGGGAGAGGAGCCGTGGGTCCTTGACCTGCAGGGAGCAGAGGGGACAGAGGCACCAAGGACCTCCAAGACAG ATTCTACAATTAGGACTGAAAATGAGCAGTCCTGTGAGGACATGGACATCCTAAAATCGGAATCCTATGGGACAGTCATCAGAATCTCCCCACAGGACTTTCCTCAGAATCCTGGCTTTGGAGACGTTTCTGATTCTGAGGTCTGGTTAGACAGTCATTTGGGCAGTCGTGGGCTGAGAATGACAGGCTCTACCTTTCAGAATAACTGTTTGAATGAGGAGACTGTGGTTCCAAAGACCTTCATCAAGGATGCTGCCCAGGGATGTAAGGAGCTGGGAAGCAGCATCCTGGATTGTCAGCCTCctgaaagtcagagagagagtgCAGAAGGGACGTCCCAGAGATGCGAGGGGTGTGGGAAAGGCTTCAGAGCCACTTCAGACATTGCTCTGCATTGGGAAATTAATACACAGAAAATTAGCAGATGTCAAGAATGCCAAAAAAAGTTATCTGACTGCTTGCAGGGGAAACATCCAAATAACTGTCATGGAGAGAAGCCGTACGAATGTGCAGAGTGTGGGAAAGTCTTTAGGCTCTGCTCGCAGCTTAATCAGCATCAGAGAATCCACACGGGAGAGAAACCCTTTAAATGCACTGAGTGTGGAAAAGCCTTCCGCCTGAGCTCAAAACTTATTCAGCATCAAAGAATTCACACTGGGGAGAAGCCCTACAGATGTGaggaatgtggaaaagcctttggTCAGAGCTCAAGCCTCATCCACCATCAGAGAATCCACACAGGAGAGAGGCCCTATGGTTGTtgtgaatgtgggaaagccttcagccaGCAGTCGCAGCTGGTTAGACACCAGAGAACTCACACTGGGGAGAGGCCCTACCCTTGCAAGGAGTGTGGGAAGGCCTTCAGCCAGAGCTCCACCCTAGCCCAGCATCAAAGGATGCACACTGGGGAGAAAGCTCAAATTCTAAGAGCCTCAGACAGTCCAAGCCTTGTTGCACATCAGAGAATTCACGCTGTAGAGAAACCATTTAAGTGTGATGAGTGTGGGAAAGCTTTTAGGTGGATCTCTCGCCTGAGTCAGCATCAGCtgattcacactggagagaagccttataAATGCAACAAGTGTACAAAAGCCTTTGGTTGTAGTTCACGACTTATTCgccatcagagaactcacactggagaaaaaccaTTTAAATGTGATGAGTGTGGCAAAGGCTTTGTTCAGGGTTCACACCTTATTCAGCATCAGCGTatccacactggagagaaaccctatgtgTGTAATGACTGTGGAAAAGCCTTCAGTCAGAGTTCTAGCCTTATTTACCATCAGAGAATCCATAAAGGAGAGAAGCCCTATGAATGCCTCCagtgtggaaaagccttcagcATGAGCACACAGCTTACAATACATCAAAGGGTTCACACTGGAGAGAGGCCCTATAAATGTAacgaatgtgggaaagccttcagtcaAAACTCAACCCTTTTCCAGCACCAGATAATTCATGCAGGAGTGAAGCCCTATgagtgcagtgaatgtggaaaagccttcagccGGAGCTCGTATCTTATTGAACACCAGAGAATACACACTAGGGCCCAGTGGTTTTACGAATATGGGAATGCCCTGGAAGGGTCCACCTTTGTGAGCCGTAAAAAGGTTAAtactataaagaaactgcatcagtgtgaagactgtgagaaaatatttaggTGGCGTTCACACCTAATTATACaccagagaattcacactggGGAGAAGCCTTATAAATGCAATGactgtggcaaagcttttaatcGGAGCTCACGGCTTACCCAGCATCAAAAAATTCACACGGGATAG
- the ZNF7 gene encoding zinc finger protein 7 isoform X12 — protein sequence MGFLGCWCMSFQEVVTFGDVAVHFSREEWQCLDPGQRALYREVMLENHSSVAGLVGRTLKEASNQRPWLAHGSTAHLCTDRHKEAGFLVFKPELISRLEQGEEPWVLDLQGAEGTEAPRTSKTDSTIRTENEQSCEDMDILKSESYGTVIRISPQDFPQNPGFGDVSDSEVWLDSHLGSRGLRMTGSTFQNNCLNEETVVPKTFIKDAAQGCKELGSSILDCQPPESQRESAEGTSQRCEGCGKGFRATSDIALHWEINTQKISRCQECQKKLSDCLQGKHPNNCHGEKPYECAECGKVFRLCSQLNQHQRIHTGEKPFKCTECGKAFRLSSKLIQHQRIHTGEKPYRCEECGKAFGQSSSLIHHQRIHTGERPYGCCECGKAFSQQSQLVRHQRTHTGERPYPCKECGKAFSQSSTLAQHQRMHTGEKAQILRASDSPSLVAHQRIHAVEKPFKCDECGKAFRWISRLSQHQLIHTGEKPYKCNKCTKAFGCSSRLIRHQRTHTGEKPFKCDECGKGFVQGSHLIQHQRIHTGEKPYVCNDCGKAFSQSSSLIYHQRIHKGEKPYECLQCGKAFSMSTQLTIHQRVHTGERPYKCNECGKAFSQNSTLFQHQIIHAGVKPYECSECGKAFSRSSYLIEHQRIHTRAQWFYEYGNALEGSTFVSRKKVNTIKKLHQCEDCEKIFRWRSHLIIHQRIHTGEKPYKCNDCGKAFNRSSRLTQHQKIHTG from the exons TTGGGAGAACCCTGAAGGAAGCTTCCAACCAGAGGCCTTGGCTGGCCCATGGATCAACTGCTCATCTCTGTACTGACCGGCACAAAGAGG CAGGATTCCTAGTTTTCAAGCCTGAGCTGATCTCCCGGCTGGAGCAGGGAGAGGAGCCGTGGGTCCTTGACCTGCAGGGAGCAGAGGGGACAGAGGCACCAAGGACCTCCAAGACAG ATTCTACAATTAGGACTGAAAATGAGCAGTCCTGTGAGGACATGGACATCCTAAAATCGGAATCCTATGGGACAGTCATCAGAATCTCCCCACAGGACTTTCCTCAGAATCCTGGCTTTGGAGACGTTTCTGATTCTGAGGTCTGGTTAGACAGTCATTTGGGCAGTCGTGGGCTGAGAATGACAGGCTCTACCTTTCAGAATAACTGTTTGAATGAGGAGACTGTGGTTCCAAAGACCTTCATCAAGGATGCTGCCCAGGGATGTAAGGAGCTGGGAAGCAGCATCCTGGATTGTCAGCCTCctgaaagtcagagagagagtgCAGAAGGGACGTCCCAGAGATGCGAGGGGTGTGGGAAAGGCTTCAGAGCCACTTCAGACATTGCTCTGCATTGGGAAATTAATACACAGAAAATTAGCAGATGTCAAGAATGCCAAAAAAAGTTATCTGACTGCTTGCAGGGGAAACATCCAAATAACTGTCATGGAGAGAAGCCGTACGAATGTGCAGAGTGTGGGAAAGTCTTTAGGCTCTGCTCGCAGCTTAATCAGCATCAGAGAATCCACACGGGAGAGAAACCCTTTAAATGCACTGAGTGTGGAAAAGCCTTCCGCCTGAGCTCAAAACTTATTCAGCATCAAAGAATTCACACTGGGGAGAAGCCCTACAGATGTGaggaatgtggaaaagcctttggTCAGAGCTCAAGCCTCATCCACCATCAGAGAATCCACACAGGAGAGAGGCCCTATGGTTGTtgtgaatgtgggaaagccttcagccaGCAGTCGCAGCTGGTTAGACACCAGAGAACTCACACTGGGGAGAGGCCCTACCCTTGCAAGGAGTGTGGGAAGGCCTTCAGCCAGAGCTCCACCCTAGCCCAGCATCAAAGGATGCACACTGGGGAGAAAGCTCAAATTCTAAGAGCCTCAGACAGTCCAAGCCTTGTTGCACATCAGAGAATTCACGCTGTAGAGAAACCATTTAAGTGTGATGAGTGTGGGAAAGCTTTTAGGTGGATCTCTCGCCTGAGTCAGCATCAGCtgattcacactggagagaagccttataAATGCAACAAGTGTACAAAAGCCTTTGGTTGTAGTTCACGACTTATTCgccatcagagaactcacactggagaaaaaccaTTTAAATGTGATGAGTGTGGCAAAGGCTTTGTTCAGGGTTCACACCTTATTCAGCATCAGCGTatccacactggagagaaaccctatgtgTGTAATGACTGTGGAAAAGCCTTCAGTCAGAGTTCTAGCCTTATTTACCATCAGAGAATCCATAAAGGAGAGAAGCCCTATGAATGCCTCCagtgtggaaaagccttcagcATGAGCACACAGCTTACAATACATCAAAGGGTTCACACTGGAGAGAGGCCCTATAAATGTAacgaatgtgggaaagccttcagtcaAAACTCAACCCTTTTCCAGCACCAGATAATTCATGCAGGAGTGAAGCCCTATgagtgcagtgaatgtggaaaagccttcagccGGAGCTCGTATCTTATTGAACACCAGAGAATACACACTAGGGCCCAGTGGTTTTACGAATATGGGAATGCCCTGGAAGGGTCCACCTTTGTGAGCCGTAAAAAGGTTAAtactataaagaaactgcatcagtgtgaagactgtgagaaaatatttaggTGGCGTTCACACCTAATTATACaccagagaattcacactggGGAGAAGCCTTATAAATGCAATGactgtggcaaagcttttaatcGGAGCTCACGGCTTACCCAGCATCAAAAAATTCACACGGGATAG